A genomic stretch from Microbacterium proteolyticum includes:
- a CDS encoding ABC transporter substrate-binding protein, which produces MTAMNHKRLLACTALLPITALTLAGCNAGGSSGDGPVELTFLSVAFQDATVEATNDIIDTWNQDNPNVQVTVLQSNYDDVHDQLVTQFQSNTPADVIYDEASDLAGFAHQGYLADLTPYISDDLKADVPEKFWDIVTINDQIIAAPTLVQSYVAFVNTDLLAAAGVSMPEGDSLTWTELRELAKKLTTADHYGVGWGLKQPASAMMNTALNYGGTFFDVADDGSATIDVTDAELGVPEQLHGMLFDDKTMDPTAVTQSTADVVPGFFAGDYAIFIGASYLAQQLTEGAPEGFNFTVLPALAGDDGAAQAANPQTVSVAAQSKHPEEAAQFLEYFMQAENISRLGQSDWLRPVPTSALEDLTTATADIPIWEPLLATGEELTGAPFTKTLDYPQWKLQYATPGLQQYFAGSITKDELATQWTDGWNTITGQ; this is translated from the coding sequence ATGACCGCAATGAACCACAAGAGACTCCTCGCCTGCACCGCACTGCTCCCCATCACCGCCCTCACCCTCGCCGGCTGCAATGCCGGCGGAAGCTCGGGCGACGGCCCGGTCGAGCTGACCTTCCTCAGCGTTGCGTTCCAGGACGCCACGGTGGAGGCCACCAACGACATCATCGACACCTGGAACCAGGACAACCCCAACGTCCAGGTCACCGTGTTGCAGAGCAACTACGACGACGTCCACGACCAGCTGGTCACCCAGTTCCAGAGCAACACCCCCGCGGACGTCATCTACGACGAGGCCTCCGACCTCGCCGGCTTCGCCCACCAGGGGTACCTCGCCGACCTCACGCCCTACATCTCCGACGACCTCAAGGCAGACGTCCCCGAGAAGTTCTGGGACATCGTCACGATCAACGATCAGATCATCGCCGCCCCCACACTGGTGCAGTCTTACGTCGCCTTCGTCAACACCGACCTCCTGGCCGCAGCCGGAGTCTCGATGCCCGAGGGTGACAGCCTGACGTGGACGGAGCTGCGAGAGCTCGCGAAGAAGCTCACCACCGCCGACCACTACGGCGTCGGGTGGGGACTGAAGCAGCCGGCGTCCGCGATGATGAACACCGCGCTCAACTACGGAGGCACGTTCTTCGACGTCGCCGACGACGGCTCGGCCACCATCGACGTCACAGACGCCGAACTCGGAGTCCCCGAACAGCTGCACGGCATGCTGTTCGACGACAAAACCATGGACCCCACGGCCGTGACGCAGTCCACCGCGGACGTTGTCCCCGGATTCTTCGCGGGCGACTACGCCATCTTCATCGGTGCCAGCTACCTCGCCCAGCAGCTCACCGAGGGGGCACCCGAAGGCTTCAACTTCACGGTCCTGCCCGCCCTGGCCGGAGACGACGGCGCAGCCCAGGCCGCTAACCCGCAGACCGTCTCGGTTGCCGCGCAGAGCAAGCACCCCGAGGAAGCCGCCCAGTTCCTCGAGTACTTCATGCAGGCCGAGAACATCTCCCGCCTGGGTCAGAGCGACTGGCTGCGCCCCGTGCCCACCAGCGCCCTCGAGGACCTGACCACCGCGACCGCTGACATCCCCATCTGGGAGCCGCTGCTGGCCACCGGTGAAGAGCTGACCGGTGCCCCCTTCACCAAGACGCTCGACTACCCCCAGTGGAAGTTGCAGTACGCCACCCCCGGCCTCCAGCAGTACTTCGCCGGCTCGATCACCAAGGACGAGCTGGCGACGCAATGGACGGACGGCTGGAACACCATCACCGGCCAGTAA
- a CDS encoding carbohydrate ABC transporter permease, giving the protein MTTATIRRPRTLTMRTRRRIFRPLQYLALFGYIFFLGFPLLFLVTATLKTPSELQSVTTGLFPSSLYLGNITAALEKVNLIGALGNSLLVAGATTLAVVVISIPAAYVLSRTRSKIRGVAFGWILLSQMFPFILIVIPLFLLLTNIGLVNSLLGLTLVYSVWCLPFALWMLQGHIRSIPIEIEEAGAIDGASRVRVLVSLVLPVLAPGIVATSLFTFVTAYSDFFFALVTIRDERIQTLPLALARFVGAEGIVQLGPLAAASLIATIPGLIFFAFIQRKLSSGLLSGAVKG; this is encoded by the coding sequence ATGACCACCGCCACCATCCGCCGCCCCCGGACGCTCACCATGCGGACCCGCCGCCGCATCTTCCGGCCCCTGCAGTACCTGGCCCTCTTCGGCTACATCTTCTTCCTCGGCTTCCCCCTGCTGTTCTTGGTCACCGCCACACTCAAGACACCGAGCGAGTTGCAGTCCGTCACCACGGGCCTGTTCCCCAGCTCGCTGTATCTGGGCAACATCACCGCGGCCCTGGAGAAGGTGAACCTGATCGGGGCCCTCGGCAACAGCTTGCTCGTAGCCGGCGCGACCACACTCGCCGTCGTTGTCATCTCCATCCCCGCCGCGTACGTGCTCTCCCGCACCCGCTCCAAGATCCGCGGCGTCGCCTTCGGATGGATCCTGCTCAGCCAGATGTTCCCGTTCATCCTCATCGTGATCCCGCTGTTCCTACTGCTGACGAATATCGGTCTGGTCAACAGCCTCCTCGGACTCACGCTGGTCTACTCCGTCTGGTGCCTCCCCTTCGCGCTCTGGATGCTGCAAGGCCATATCCGCAGCATCCCCATCGAGATTGAAGAAGCCGGCGCGATCGACGGTGCAAGCCGCGTCCGCGTCCTCGTCTCCCTCGTGCTCCCGGTACTCGCCCCCGGCATCGTCGCCACCAGCCTGTTCACGTTCGTCACCGCCTACAGCGACTTCTTCTTCGCACTCGTCACCATCCGCGACGAACGCATCCAAACGCTGCCACTCGCCCTCGCCCGATTCGTCGGCGCCGAAGGCATCGTCCAACTCGGCCCCCTCGCCGCAGCCTCCCTCATCGCCACCATCCCCGGCCTGATCTTCTTCGCCTTCATCCAACGCAAGCTCTCCTCCGGACTGCTGTCCGGGGCAGTCAAGGGCTAA